The Sediminispirochaeta smaragdinae DSM 11293 genome has a segment encoding these proteins:
- a CDS encoding right-handed parallel beta-helix repeat-containing protein, with translation MKSIFRLLLPFLIVLPLVILASCNLLFSSASDSDGSNRSSCYGSSYDPEIETYESSGTTYFVDPSSGSDQNSGSKSSPFASLSYALSQMHGGELLLLEDGEYGDLKFGATYYEGNNKCTPIDEVFPEWVTIKAVNLHQAKLGMVTLGTKTNDGGWFSIPFAQNGNSNLRLRIDGVQAEAITVLGSRYADIRNCLITQSKDFSSLNNDEKADFMGTAGVRASCTRYVTVYNNEITNTGLGVTGMANDLVIKNNHIHHNMQDGIQIHGGTNWLIEGNVIHDLDDGIGDIDGQPALPYGKHVDCIHMYMINASETYAHDTKNVTVRGNLFYHTESMDVMINANTAGGYYANFVWENNIFAPSNGNLFVMGAEFEGNNIFRNNTVVYTPNDQWTSHLGRSFGTGFDDPRSPHYYVQTWDVGAKRPGAQFYNNSMTSATIFNQGKGVVYKNIYYNGRSDRTLENEAGYNVADLPYEEITGDIQDYIDRGKIPGTLKAGSIAIGEGYMGEPALEVDFKGDARVGKPDIGALER, from the coding sequence TGATTTTAGCTTCCTGTAATCTATTATTTTCATCAGCATCCGACTCCGACGGCTCCAATAGATCTTCATGCTATGGGAGTTCCTATGACCCGGAAATCGAAACCTATGAATCCTCAGGCACAACGTACTTCGTAGACCCGTCAAGCGGTTCCGATCAAAACAGCGGTTCTAAATCGTCGCCATTTGCCAGCCTCTCCTATGCCCTTTCCCAGATGCATGGCGGTGAGCTTCTTTTACTGGAAGACGGAGAGTATGGCGATCTGAAATTCGGGGCTACCTACTATGAGGGAAATAATAAATGCACACCTATCGATGAGGTTTTTCCCGAATGGGTCACCATAAAGGCGGTGAACCTGCACCAAGCAAAATTGGGAATGGTAACCCTTGGGACCAAGACAAACGATGGAGGGTGGTTTTCAATCCCCTTTGCCCAAAATGGCAACAGCAACCTTCGATTGAGAATCGACGGAGTTCAGGCAGAAGCTATAACAGTCCTTGGCAGCCGTTATGCAGATATACGCAACTGTCTGATAACACAAAGCAAAGACTTTTCTTCCCTAAATAATGATGAAAAAGCGGATTTCATGGGGACGGCAGGGGTACGCGCTTCTTGCACCCGCTATGTAACGGTATACAATAATGAAATTACCAACACGGGATTGGGCGTCACCGGCATGGCAAATGATCTTGTCATCAAGAACAACCATATTCACCACAACATGCAAGACGGGATTCAGATTCACGGAGGAACAAACTGGTTAATTGAGGGAAACGTTATTCACGATTTAGATGATGGGATTGGCGACATCGATGGACAGCCAGCACTTCCCTACGGCAAGCATGTAGACTGTATCCATATGTACATGATCAACGCATCCGAAACATACGCTCATGATACAAAGAATGTGACGGTCCGAGGCAATCTCTTCTACCACACCGAATCCATGGATGTGATGATCAATGCGAATACTGCAGGTGGCTATTATGCTAACTTTGTGTGGGAAAACAATATCTTTGCCCCCAGCAATGGTAATTTATTCGTTATGGGTGCCGAATTTGAAGGCAATAACATATTTCGAAATAACACCGTTGTATATACCCCGAACGATCAGTGGACCAGCCACCTGGGACGTAGTTTCGGAACTGGATTTGATGACCCTCGCAGCCCCCATTATTATGTTCAGACATGGGATGTAGGAGCAAAGCGTCCTGGTGCGCAATTTTATAACAATAGTATGACAAGTGCGACCATTTTTAACCAGGGAAAGGGAGTAGTCTATAAGAATATCTACTACAATGGACGTTCCGATAGAACACTGGAAAACGAAGCAGGATACAATGTCGCAGATCTTCCCTACGAGGAGATCACAGGAGATATCCAGGATTATATTGACAGAGGTAAAATTCCGGGAACTCTGAAGGCCGGGAGTATCGCCATCGGGGAGGGATATATGGGAGAGCCAGCTCTGGAAGTCGATTTTAAGGGAGATGCACGGGTAGGAAAGCCGGATATCGGAGCCCTTGAGAGATAA